One genomic region from Mangifera indica cultivar Alphonso chromosome 17, CATAS_Mindica_2.1, whole genome shotgun sequence encodes:
- the LOC123200143 gene encoding tetraspanin-2-like, translating into MGVANNITAILNFIAFLSSIPIIASGIWLASKPDNECIDLFRWPVVILGFLILLVSLCGFVGAYWYKETLLAFYLCCMAILIGLLLILLVFAFIVTRPDGSYAVPGRGYRDYRLDGFSPWLRDHVVDSKDWNKIRACLSETDICSKLNQEYVTSDQFFKANISPLQSGCCKPPTVCGFSYVNPTLWLNPVNPMADTDCYLWNNDQAQLCYNCNSCKAGLLGNLRQEWRKANIILIVAVVVLIWVYLIACSAFRNAQTEDLFRKYKQGRG; encoded by the exons ATGGGAGTAGCCAACAACATAACAGCAATTCTAAACTTCATAGCCTTTTTAAGCTCCATCCCCATCATAGCTTCCGGCATCTGGTTAGCCTCCAAGCCCGACAACGAGTGCATCGATCTTTTCCGCTGGCCAGTGGTCATCCTCGGATTCCTCATCCTCCTCGTCTCTCTCTGTGGCTTCGTCGGAGCCTACTGGTACAAGGAGACTCTTTTGGCCTTCTATCTCTGCTGCATGGCCATCCTCATAGGCCTCCTCCTCATTCTCCTCGTTTTTGCGTTCATTGTAACGAGACCTGACGGCAGCTACGCCGTCCCCGGCAGAGGCTACAGGGACTACAGGCTTGATGGGTTCTCCCCATGGCTGAGGGATCACGTTGTCGACTCCAAAGATTGGAACAAAATTCGAGCTTGTCTCAGTGAAACTGATATCTGTTCTAAACTTAACCAAGAATATGTCACCTCCGATCAGTTCTTCAAGGCCAATATCTCTCCTCTTCAG TCAGGATGTTGTAAGCCTCCAACAGTTTGTGGTTTCAGCTATGTGAACCCAACACTGTGGCTGAACCCAGTTAATCCAATGGCTGATACAGACTGCTATCTGTGGAACAATGACCAAGCCCAGCTCTGCTACAATTGCAATTCCTGCAAAGCTGGTCTGTTGGGCAACCTGAGACAAGAATGGAGGAAAGCCAACATAATTCTGATTGTGGCAGTTGTAGTGCTGATATGGGTCTATCTGATTGCCTGCAGTGCCTTCAGAAATGCCCAAACTGAAGACCTCTTCCGCAAATACAAACAGGGCCGTggttaa
- the LOC123200506 gene encoding cytidine deaminase 1-like: MDRPRFVIEAAEAKSLAHKSGLTIHQLLPTLVKSAKTLARPPISNYHVGVVGLGSSGRIFFGGNLEFPGLPLHHSVHAEQFLVTNLILNAEPGLQCFAVSSAPCGHCRQFLQEIRNASDIKIAVTSSSDENKKQQQEDHGCNYYTLSHFLPDRFGPDDLLEKDVPLLLETHQNGLSFGNDDGGGEEDDGSHQCCNGDVSGSLKFAALEAANKSHAPYSKCPSGVAIKDSEGKVYKGSYTESAAYNPSLGPVQAALVAYVASGNGGGYERIVEAVLVETEGGVVRQEQTARLLLQVISPKCQFKVFHCKRASC, from the coding sequence ATGGATCGACCCAGATTCGTGATCGAGGCCGCTGAAGCCAAATCCCTGGCACACAAATCCGGTCTCACAATCCACCAACTCCTCCCTACTTTAGTCAAATCTGCCAAAACTCTCGCCCGCCCGCCCATCTCTAACTACCACGTCGGCGTAGTGGGACTCGGCTCTTCGGGTCGGATTTTCTTCGGGGGTAACCTCGAATTCCCGGGTCTCCCTCTCCATCACTCCGTTCACGCTGAGCAGTTCCTCGTCACCAACCTGATCCTCAATGCGGAGCCCGGTCTCCAATGCTTCGCCGTCTCATCCGCCCCCTGCGGTCACTGCCGCCAATTCTTGCAGGAAATCCGGAACGCTTCCGATATCAAAATCGCCGTGACGTCATCATCCGATGAGAACAAAAAACAACAACAGGAAGATCATGGATGTAATTATTACACGTTGTCGCATTTTCTACCGGACAGGTTCGGCCCAGATGATTTGCTGGAAAAGGATGTTCCTTTGCTCTTGGAAACTCACCAGAACGGCTTGTCTTTTGGGAATGACGACGGCGGCGGTGAGGAGGATGATGGTTCTCACCAGTGTTGTAACGGTGACGTGTCGGGGAGTTTAAAGTTTGCAGCTTTAGAGGCTGCGAACAAGTCTCATGCGCCGTACAGTAAGTGCCCATCTGGGGTAGCGATTAAGGATTCTGAAGGGAAGGTTTATAAGGGGTCTTATACAGAGTCGGCGGCGTATAATCCAAGCTTGGGTCCTGTACAGGCGGCCCTGGTGGCTTACGTGGCGAGTGGAAATGGCGGTGGGTATGAGAGGATTGTGGAGGCGGTGTTAGTGGAGACAGAGGGCGGAGTTGTGAGGCAAGAACAGACAGCTCGATTACTTTTGCAGGTGATTTCGCCCAAGTGTCAGTTTAAGGTTTTTCATTGTAAAAGGGCTTCTTGTTGA
- the LOC123200507 gene encoding thioredoxin-like 2, chloroplastic — protein sequence MADFIRVSSFHSLRFSSSLVLCSFTSTLNALPPNQILGNKFFPLVYSSAAGFSRLSFTPKKHFLSLKVNATVTQTDQPKWWEKNAPNMIDIHSTQEFLGALSQAGDKLVIVEFYGSWCASCRALYPKLCRTAEEHPEILFLKVNFDENKPMCKSLNVKVLPYFHFYRGADGQLESFSCSLAKFQKIKDAIQQHNTARCSIGPPKGVGDLSLEAISSPVDKPAG from the exons ATGGCAGATTTTATTCGGGTATCTTCTTTTCATTCGCTTCGCTTTTCGTCTTCTTTGGTGCTCTGTTCGTTCACCTCCACGTTGAATGCTCTCCCACCTAATCAGATTCTAGGCAATAAATTTTTTCCTCTTGTTTATTCTTCTGCTGCTGGTTTTTCTCGCCTTTCTTTCACACCCAAGAAGCACTTTCTCTCTTTGAAG GTCAATGCAACTGTTACGCAAACTGACCAGCCAAAATGGTGGGAAAAGAATGCTCCAAATATGATTGACATTCATTCTACACAAGAGTTTTTGGGGGCATTAAGTCAAGCTGGAGATAAATTAGTCATTGTTGAATTTTATGGAAGCTGGTGTGCTTCTTGCCGAGCATTATATCCAAAG CTCTGCAGGACAGCTGAGGAACACCCTGAAATCTTATTCCTGAAAGTGAACTTTGATGAGAACAAGCCCATGTGTAAAAGTTTGAATGTGAAGGTTCTTccttattttcacttttatcgAGGAGCCGATGGACAGCTGGAATCATTTTCATGTTCACTTGCTAAG TTTCAAAAGATAAAAGATGCTATCCAACAGCATAACACGGCTCGATGCAGTATAGGTCCGCCCAAAGGAGTCGGAGATCTGAGTCTTGAAGCTATTTCCTCTCCAGTAGACAAACCAGCTGGATGA
- the LOC123200835 gene encoding ectonucleotide pyrophosphatase/phosphodiesterase family member 1-like: protein MGPDSLTATKPIPVPTHEDDRSNPSTSLLSFSTDSSEDSSSYPSKKPITTIIFIALTLVTCVALSAAAAFGFLFFYKPSSSSPSSSSSSSLKSSARPLKTLDKPVVLLISSDGFRFGYQFKTATPNIHRLINNGTEAETGLIPVFPSLTFPNHYSIATGLYPAFHGIINNHFVDPETGASFNMASHEPDWWLGEPLWETVVNHGLKAATFFWPGSEVKKGSWTCPKGFCMYYNGSVPFEDRVDTVLSYFDLPSAEMPSFMTLYFEDPDHQGHQVGPDDPEITEAVARIDRMIGRLIDGLEKKGVFEDVNIIMVGDHGMVGTCDKKLIFLDDLASWVEIPGGWVQSYSPLLAIRPPAGYNPSDIVAKMNEGLMSGKVDNGKNLRVYLKEDLPSRLHYAASDRIPPIIGLIEEGFKVEQKNKNRKECGGAHGYDNAIFSMRTIFIGHGPQFARGKKVPSFENVQIYNLVTSILKIQGAPNNGSSSFPESVLLPSD from the coding sequence ATGGGTCCTGATTCGTTGACTGCAACGAAGCCGATCCCAGTGCCAACACACGAAGACGATCGATCAAACCCTTCCACGTCTCTTCTCTCTTTCAGTACCGACTCTTCCGAAGACTCATCATCCTATCCTTCTAAGAAACCAATCAcgacaattatttttattgctCTCACGCTCGTTACTTGCGTTGCTCTCTCCGCAGCTGCAGCCTTcggttttctcttcttttacaAGCCTTCGTCTTCTTCGCCTTCTTCGTCATCCTCTTCTTCACTCAAATCCAGCGCTCGTCCTCTCAAAACTTTGGATAAACCGGTTGTTCTGTTGATATCCTCAGATGGGTTTCGGTTTGGGTACCAATTCAAGACCGCAACTCCCAACATCCACCGTTTGATCAACAATGGAACTGAAGCTGAGACGGGTTTGATTCCGGTATTCCCTTCCTTGACTTTCCCCAATCATTACTCTATTGCTACTGGTCTTTATCCAGCTTTTCATGGGATTATTAATAACCATTTTGTGGATCCCGAGACTGGTGCCTCCTTCAATATGGCTAGTCACGAGCCCGACTGGTGGTTAGGCGAGCCACTGTGGGAGACTGTGGTCAATCATGGGCTAAAGGCTGCTACTTTTTTTTGGCCTGGCTCTGAGGTAAAGAAAGGATCTTGGACTTGTCCAAAAGGTTTTTGTATGTATTATAATGGTTCTGTGCCTTTTGAGGATAGAGTTGATACTGTTTTGAGTTATTTTGATTTGCCTAGTGCTGAAATGCCTTCCTTCATGACTTTATATTTTGAGGATCCTGATCATCAGGGTCACCAAGTTGGCCCCGATGATCCAGAGATAACGGAAGCTGTTGCTAGGATTGATAGGATGATTGGGAGGTTGATTGATGGCTTAGAGAAGAAAGGTGTTTTTGAGgatgttaatattattatggTCGGTGATCATGGAATGGTTGGCACATGTGATAAGAAGTTGATATTCTTAGATGATTTGGCTTCTTGGGTTGAAATTCCAGGGGGGTGGGTTCAATCTTATAGTCCATTGCTTGCAATTCGTCCACCTGCTGGTTATAATCCATCTGACATTGTTGCAAAGATGAATGAAGGTTTAATGTCGGGGAAAGTTGATAATGGGAAGAATTTGAGGGTTTATCTTAAGGAGGACCTGCCTAGCCGGCTGCATTATGCTGCGAGTGATAGGATTCCACCAATAATAGGGTTGATTGAAGAAGGATTCAAGGTGGAGCAGaagaacaaaaatagaaaagaatgtGGAGGAGCACATGGGTACGACAATGCAATTTTCTCCATGAGGACCATCTTCATTGGCCATGGTCCTCAGTTTGCAAGAGGCAAGAAGGTGCCATCTTTTGAGAATGTTCAGATATACAACTTGGTTACTTCAATTCTCAAGATACAGGGTGCTCCCAATAATGGGTCTTCATCATTTCCCGAGTCTGTACTGTTGCCCTCTGATTAA
- the LOC123199914 gene encoding uncharacterized protein LOC123199914 isoform X3: protein MDGGGQLHLKLQFVLSEEERHQIRIMRESVLRKKYGEFPSCNMRSQENAASVGINAESPLFPNQEVSELSFSQDSGTSLLQSEVAAAQACLVSTPEDITRNKRSGPERQEEAFSLQKQAIPTDARGLHQPPLSQRSDERLTEVSHKDFAEKIETQTPVDNDPERGIWSEEGSYLSKSSESVVASKNKIVASKLYEDNTFNPQKQSPVGKAPSNVRNMISAFESRLAQDMRPHVKSQPLGSQFSGIESEALNTSFLDEIKTDKVKLTQPISSGRFKRPFLAGGLQQASTYIRKRCDEHVSVRAFSEAKTYHDTRQLELSEADVKFKLKERKDSSGEMMRASTGKAATVSGRMLDEHTGQQSGKLFMNERHSAEKSTLKEIGKGVYPESLEKENWKDKQYSSICPGTWIFPVESRSLCITTGSKHLMDLMRNFHTESSMHGGCVKVNEGEKTDPKPKKSKPVNSTDDVEPSRGPVGQVMRVAIMIGFATLVIFTRQRNTS, encoded by the exons ATGGATGGAGGTGGGCAGCTGCATTTGAAGTTGCAATTTGTCCTTAGTGAAGAAGAGCGTCATCAAATCCGCATCATG AGAGAATCGGTGTTGAGAAAGAAATATGGGGAATTTCCCAGTTGCAATATGAGAAGTCAAGAAAATGCTGCTTCTGTTGGCATTAATGCTGAATCACCATTGTTCCCTAACCAAGAGGTTTCAG AACTTTCATTTTCTCAAGATTCTGGAACAAGTCTTCTTCAAAGTGAGGTAGCAGCAGCACAAGCTTGTTTGGTATCTACTCCTGAAGACATCACTAGGAACAAAAGATCTGGACCTGAGAGGCAAGAAGAAGCATTTTCTCTTCAAAAGCAAGCTATCCCA ACAGATGCAAGGGGACTTCATCAACCACCTTTGTCTCAAAGGTCTGATGAGCGTCTAACTGAAGTAAGCCACAAGGATTTTGCTGAGAAGATTGAGACTCAGACACCTGTGGATAATGATCCTGAAAGAGGCATTTGGTCAGAAGAAGGTTCATATCTGTCAAAAAGCTCAGAATCAGTTGTTGCTTCGAAGAACAAGATTGTTGCCTCTAAACTGTATGAAGACAATACTTTTAATCCACAGAAGCAGAGTCCAGTGGGGAAAGCTCCAAGCAACGTGAGGAATATGATAAGTGCCTTTGAAAGCAGACTTGCTCAG GATATGAGACCTCATGTGAAATCACAGCCACTTGGATCTCAGTTCAGCGGGATTGAAAGTGAAGCTCTGAATACTTCATTTTTAGATGAAATTAAGACAGACAAGGTTAAACTAACGCAGCCGATATCCTCAGGGAGGTTTAAAAGGCCATTTCTGGCAGGAGGGTTGCAACAGGCCTCAACATATATCAGAAAAAGATGTGATGAACATGTTTCTGTTAGAGCTTTCAGTGAGGCTAAAACATATCACGACACTAGGCAGCTTGAGTTAAGTGAAGCAgatgttaaatttaaattgaaggaAAGAAAAGATTCTTCTGGAGAAATGATGAGAGCATCCACTGGTAAAGCAGCTACAGTTTCAGGAAGAATGCTTGATGAGCACACAGGACAGCAATCTGGTAAATTGTTTATGAATGAGCGACATTCAGCTGAAAAATCAACTTTGAAAGAGATCGGGAAAGGAGTTTATCCAGAATCTTTAGAAAAGGAGAACTGGAAAGATAAACAGTACTCCTCCATATGCCCTGGTACCTGGATATTTCCAGTTGAATCGAGAAGCTTATGTATTACAACTGGCAGCAAACATTTGATGGATCTAATGAGAAATTTTCACACTGAA AGTAGCATGCATGGTGGGTGTGTCAAAGTGAATGAAGGTGAGAAGACTGATCCAAAACCAAAGAAATCGAAGCCTGTGAATTCCACAGACGATGTTGAACCTTCCAGAGGACCAGTCGGACAG GTAATGAGAGTTGCAATTATGATAGGGTTTGCAACACTTGTTATCTTTACTAGACAAAGAAACACCAG CTGA
- the LOC123199914 gene encoding uncharacterized protein LOC123199914 isoform X1, which translates to MPGTILLSVVELKGLPSSSTQSPPISINVSLGKKDYQTWGKEDFSFPLTTVRDNLMIKLKDAEGNEISRTEVETRLVVEKGHWDQTFPMDGGGQLHLKLQFVLSEEERHQIRIMRESVLRKKYGEFPSCNMRSQENAASVGINAESPLFPNQEVSELSFSQDSGTSLLQSEVAAAQACLVSTPEDITRNKRSGPERQEEAFSLQKQAIPTDARGLHQPPLSQRSDERLTEVSHKDFAEKIETQTPVDNDPERGIWSEEGSYLSKSSESVVASKNKIVASKLYEDNTFNPQKQSPVGKAPSNVRNMISAFESRLAQDMRPHVKSQPLGSQFSGIESEALNTSFLDEIKTDKVKLTQPISSGRFKRPFLAGGLQQASTYIRKRCDEHVSVRAFSEAKTYHDTRQLELSEADVKFKLKERKDSSGEMMRASTGKAATVSGRMLDEHTGQQSGKLFMNERHSAEKSTLKEIGKGVYPESLEKENWKDKQYSSICPGTWIFPVESRSLCITTGSKHLMDLMRNFHTESSMHGGCVKVNEGEKTDPKPKKSKPVNSTDDVEPSRGPVGQVMRVAIMIGFATLVIFTRQRNTS; encoded by the exons ATGCCAGGAACCATTTTATTATCAG TTGTGGAGCTTAAGGGTCTTCCCTCATCATCAACACAGTCTCCACCAATATCAATCAATG TTTCCCTGGGGAAAAAGGATTATCAAACTTGGGGCAAGGAAGACTTCTCCTT TCCATTAACAACCGTTCGTGACAATTTGATGATTAAACTAAAAGATGCCGAGGGAAATGAGATATCACGAACAG AAGTTGAGACCAGATTGGTGGTCGAGAAAGGTCATTGGGACCAGACTTTTCCAATGGATGGAGGTGGGCAGCTGCATTTGAAGTTGCAATTTGTCCTTAGTGAAGAAGAGCGTCATCAAATCCGCATCATG AGAGAATCGGTGTTGAGAAAGAAATATGGGGAATTTCCCAGTTGCAATATGAGAAGTCAAGAAAATGCTGCTTCTGTTGGCATTAATGCTGAATCACCATTGTTCCCTAACCAAGAGGTTTCAG AACTTTCATTTTCTCAAGATTCTGGAACAAGTCTTCTTCAAAGTGAGGTAGCAGCAGCACAAGCTTGTTTGGTATCTACTCCTGAAGACATCACTAGGAACAAAAGATCTGGACCTGAGAGGCAAGAAGAAGCATTTTCTCTTCAAAAGCAAGCTATCCCA ACAGATGCAAGGGGACTTCATCAACCACCTTTGTCTCAAAGGTCTGATGAGCGTCTAACTGAAGTAAGCCACAAGGATTTTGCTGAGAAGATTGAGACTCAGACACCTGTGGATAATGATCCTGAAAGAGGCATTTGGTCAGAAGAAGGTTCATATCTGTCAAAAAGCTCAGAATCAGTTGTTGCTTCGAAGAACAAGATTGTTGCCTCTAAACTGTATGAAGACAATACTTTTAATCCACAGAAGCAGAGTCCAGTGGGGAAAGCTCCAAGCAACGTGAGGAATATGATAAGTGCCTTTGAAAGCAGACTTGCTCAG GATATGAGACCTCATGTGAAATCACAGCCACTTGGATCTCAGTTCAGCGGGATTGAAAGTGAAGCTCTGAATACTTCATTTTTAGATGAAATTAAGACAGACAAGGTTAAACTAACGCAGCCGATATCCTCAGGGAGGTTTAAAAGGCCATTTCTGGCAGGAGGGTTGCAACAGGCCTCAACATATATCAGAAAAAGATGTGATGAACATGTTTCTGTTAGAGCTTTCAGTGAGGCTAAAACATATCACGACACTAGGCAGCTTGAGTTAAGTGAAGCAgatgttaaatttaaattgaaggaAAGAAAAGATTCTTCTGGAGAAATGATGAGAGCATCCACTGGTAAAGCAGCTACAGTTTCAGGAAGAATGCTTGATGAGCACACAGGACAGCAATCTGGTAAATTGTTTATGAATGAGCGACATTCAGCTGAAAAATCAACTTTGAAAGAGATCGGGAAAGGAGTTTATCCAGAATCTTTAGAAAAGGAGAACTGGAAAGATAAACAGTACTCCTCCATATGCCCTGGTACCTGGATATTTCCAGTTGAATCGAGAAGCTTATGTATTACAACTGGCAGCAAACATTTGATGGATCTAATGAGAAATTTTCACACTGAA AGTAGCATGCATGGTGGGTGTGTCAAAGTGAATGAAGGTGAGAAGACTGATCCAAAACCAAAGAAATCGAAGCCTGTGAATTCCACAGACGATGTTGAACCTTCCAGAGGACCAGTCGGACAG GTAATGAGAGTTGCAATTATGATAGGGTTTGCAACACTTGTTATCTTTACTAGACAAAGAAACACCAG CTGA
- the LOC123199914 gene encoding uncharacterized protein LOC123199914 isoform X2, with product MIKLKDAEGNEISRTEVETRLVVEKGHWDQTFPMDGGGQLHLKLQFVLSEEERHQIRIMRESVLRKKYGEFPSCNMRSQENAASVGINAESPLFPNQEVSELSFSQDSGTSLLQSEVAAAQACLVSTPEDITRNKRSGPERQEEAFSLQKQAIPTDARGLHQPPLSQRSDERLTEVSHKDFAEKIETQTPVDNDPERGIWSEEGSYLSKSSESVVASKNKIVASKLYEDNTFNPQKQSPVGKAPSNVRNMISAFESRLAQDMRPHVKSQPLGSQFSGIESEALNTSFLDEIKTDKVKLTQPISSGRFKRPFLAGGLQQASTYIRKRCDEHVSVRAFSEAKTYHDTRQLELSEADVKFKLKERKDSSGEMMRASTGKAATVSGRMLDEHTGQQSGKLFMNERHSAEKSTLKEIGKGVYPESLEKENWKDKQYSSICPGTWIFPVESRSLCITTGSKHLMDLMRNFHTESSMHGGCVKVNEGEKTDPKPKKSKPVNSTDDVEPSRGPVGQVMRVAIMIGFATLVIFTRQRNTS from the exons ATGATTAAACTAAAAGATGCCGAGGGAAATGAGATATCACGAACAG AAGTTGAGACCAGATTGGTGGTCGAGAAAGGTCATTGGGACCAGACTTTTCCAATGGATGGAGGTGGGCAGCTGCATTTGAAGTTGCAATTTGTCCTTAGTGAAGAAGAGCGTCATCAAATCCGCATCATG AGAGAATCGGTGTTGAGAAAGAAATATGGGGAATTTCCCAGTTGCAATATGAGAAGTCAAGAAAATGCTGCTTCTGTTGGCATTAATGCTGAATCACCATTGTTCCCTAACCAAGAGGTTTCAG AACTTTCATTTTCTCAAGATTCTGGAACAAGTCTTCTTCAAAGTGAGGTAGCAGCAGCACAAGCTTGTTTGGTATCTACTCCTGAAGACATCACTAGGAACAAAAGATCTGGACCTGAGAGGCAAGAAGAAGCATTTTCTCTTCAAAAGCAAGCTATCCCA ACAGATGCAAGGGGACTTCATCAACCACCTTTGTCTCAAAGGTCTGATGAGCGTCTAACTGAAGTAAGCCACAAGGATTTTGCTGAGAAGATTGAGACTCAGACACCTGTGGATAATGATCCTGAAAGAGGCATTTGGTCAGAAGAAGGTTCATATCTGTCAAAAAGCTCAGAATCAGTTGTTGCTTCGAAGAACAAGATTGTTGCCTCTAAACTGTATGAAGACAATACTTTTAATCCACAGAAGCAGAGTCCAGTGGGGAAAGCTCCAAGCAACGTGAGGAATATGATAAGTGCCTTTGAAAGCAGACTTGCTCAG GATATGAGACCTCATGTGAAATCACAGCCACTTGGATCTCAGTTCAGCGGGATTGAAAGTGAAGCTCTGAATACTTCATTTTTAGATGAAATTAAGACAGACAAGGTTAAACTAACGCAGCCGATATCCTCAGGGAGGTTTAAAAGGCCATTTCTGGCAGGAGGGTTGCAACAGGCCTCAACATATATCAGAAAAAGATGTGATGAACATGTTTCTGTTAGAGCTTTCAGTGAGGCTAAAACATATCACGACACTAGGCAGCTTGAGTTAAGTGAAGCAgatgttaaatttaaattgaaggaAAGAAAAGATTCTTCTGGAGAAATGATGAGAGCATCCACTGGTAAAGCAGCTACAGTTTCAGGAAGAATGCTTGATGAGCACACAGGACAGCAATCTGGTAAATTGTTTATGAATGAGCGACATTCAGCTGAAAAATCAACTTTGAAAGAGATCGGGAAAGGAGTTTATCCAGAATCTTTAGAAAAGGAGAACTGGAAAGATAAACAGTACTCCTCCATATGCCCTGGTACCTGGATATTTCCAGTTGAATCGAGAAGCTTATGTATTACAACTGGCAGCAAACATTTGATGGATCTAATGAGAAATTTTCACACTGAA AGTAGCATGCATGGTGGGTGTGTCAAAGTGAATGAAGGTGAGAAGACTGATCCAAAACCAAAGAAATCGAAGCCTGTGAATTCCACAGACGATGTTGAACCTTCCAGAGGACCAGTCGGACAG GTAATGAGAGTTGCAATTATGATAGGGTTTGCAACACTTGTTATCTTTACTAGACAAAGAAACACCAG CTGA
- the LOC123200116 gene encoding probable polyamine oxidase 5, translated as MGKKPRIVIIGAGMAGLTAANKLYTCASSKDLFELCVVEGGARIGGRINTSEFCGDRIEMGATWIHGIGGSPIYKISQEIHSLESQQPWEHMDGFSAETKKVAEGGFELNPSVFDPVSTLFNSLLNFAQHKLDQPSTCEKFDYYNLAVKALKICKNNSRLGEVSVGSFLRQGLKSFWDCVKDQEELKGYGTWSRKLLEEAIFAMHEDTQRADTSAGDLFTLDFNAESEYQMFPDEEITIAKGYMSIIEHLASVLPPGLIQLGRKVSTIEWQSEGNKSIQMENGHPLRPVKLHFCDGSAMLADHVIVTVSLGVLKAGIHQDSGTFKFTPPLPSFKTEAISRLGYGVVNKLFLQVSPSNEYDVIKGSSSFPFLHMAFHRSDSELRNEKIPWWMRRTASMCPIYKKSNVLRSWFVGKEALELESLTDEEIIDGVSTTISSFLPQPHKKEDSNSRKLCNGNHVENTEVKFTKVLRTKWGNDPLFLGSYSYVAVGSSGEDLDTIAKPLPENICSSCESTGFVPPLQILFAGEATHRTHYSTTHGAYFSGLREANRLLQHYHCEEI; from the coding sequence ATGGGGAAGAAGCCAAGAATTGTGATAATTGGGGCTGGAATGGCTGGGCTTACTGCTGCTAATAAACTTTACACTTGTGCAAGCTCAAAAGACTTGTTTGAGCTATGTGTTGTTGAAGGTGGAGCAAGAATTGGCGGCAGAATCAACACTTCAGAGTTCTGTGGTGACAGAATTGAGATGGGTGCAACATGGATTCATGGCATTGGAGGCAGcccaatttataaaatttctcagGAAATCCATTCACTTGAGTCTCAACAGCCATGGGAGCACATGGATGGTTTCTCTGCAGAAACAAAAAAGGTAGCTGAAGGAGGTTTTGAGCTTAATCCATCCGTTTTTGACCCTGTTTCCACTCTTTTTAATAGCCTCTTAAATTTTGCTCAGCACAAGCTTGACCAACCTTCAACATGTGAGAAATTTGACTACTACAATCTTGCTGTTAAAGCTTTGAAGATTTGTAAAAACAATAGTAGGCTTGGTGAAGTTAGTGTTGGCTCTTTTCTCAGACAAGGGCTTAAATCTTTTTGGGATTGTGTTAAAGATCAAGAGGAGCTCAAAGGGTATGGCACTTGGAGTAGAAAGTTGCTTGAAGAAGCCATTTTTGCAATGCATGAAGACACCCAGAGGGCAGATACTTCTGCTGGCGATTTGTTCACCCTAGATTTCAATGCAGAAAGTGAGTACCAAATGTTCCCAGATGAAGAAATCACCATTGCTAAAGGTTACATGAGCATAATTGAACATCTAGCTTCTGTTCTCCCTCCTGGTTTGATCCAATTAGGCCGAAAAGTTTCCACCATTGAGTGGCAATCGGAAGGGAACAAGTCAATACAGATGGAAAATGGCCACCCTTTAAGGCCAGTAAAGCTACATTTTTGCGATGGATCTGCCATGTTAGCTGATCATGTTATTGTCACAGTTTCATTGGGGGTACTTAAAGCTGGAATTCACCAAGATTCTGGCACATTCAAGTTTACCCCCCCTCTTCCATCTTTCAAGACTGAGGCAATTTCAAGACTAGGATATGGGGTTGTTAACAAGTTGTTTCTTCAAGTGAGTCCGTCAAATGAATATGATGTCATCAAAGGCAGCAGCAGCTTCCCATTTCTGCATATGGCATTTCATAGATCAGACTCGGAgttgagaaatgaaaaaatcCCCTGGTGGATGAGAAGGACAGCTTCTATGTGCCCAATTTACAAGAAATCAAATGTGTTACGCTCTTGGTTTGTAGGGAAAGAAGCTCTTGAGCTTGAATCACTGACTGATGAAGAGATTATAGATGGAGTTTCAACAACAATCTCCAGCTTTCTGCCTCAACCCCACAAGAAAGAAGACTCTAATTCACGTAAATTATGCAATGGGAATCATGTGGAAAACACTGAAGTGAAATTCACGAAAGTTTTGAGGACCAAATGGGGCAATGACCCTTTATTCTTGGGATCATATAGTTATGTTGCAGTTGGCTCGAGTGGTGAAGATTTAGACACCATAGCTAAACCATTGCCAGAAAATATTTGCAGCAGCTGTGAGTCTACTGGGTTTGTTCCTCCACTGCAAATTCTCTTTGCAGGAGAGGCAACTCACAGAACCCATTATTCTACAACTCATGGTGCCTATTTTAGTGGCCTTAGAGAAGCCAATAGGCTTCTACAACATTACCACTGTGAGGAGATTTAG